The DNA region AATGTCCTGTTTGCCAGTCCCGAACCTCACACTCTGTCTGGGCTGTAGGTGTTTTGCGGTTGCAATCATCGCGGACGATCCGATCACGGCAACTGCAACCCATGCCGCTATTCCAACATCTTTATTCTGATTGACCCGAGTCGAATAAGCGGCCGCGCATGCGACGCCAAAGACTGTCAGACCACTACTGAGCAGTGCGGGCCAATATTGCGGGTCCTTCGAATTCGAGGAGACCAACTGCTGCTCATTGGTCGAGGACCGCGGTCCATCAATCGACATGTTCATCTCTTGCTCCTGATACGATTTACCCCTGCCGCTTCCGCTCGTATATCAGATTCTCACGTCCATGAAAAACTGCTCCCGGGGCGAGGCATGCGGCTGTTCTCTTCGCTGACCTGCTCATTCAGGGTCCAGAGATCGTAGAGCCATCCCAACAGAAACAGCCCACCGGTCAGGAACCAGAGAATCCCGGTGACCCACTTCCCAAGATACAAGCGATGGACGCCAAAGATGCCCAGGAAAGTCAGCAGCAGCCACGCCACGTTGTAGTCCATCACACCGGAGTGATATCGACGCTCGGCACTGCGATGTAATGACGGCATCAGGAACAAATCCACCAGCCATCCGATGCCCAGCAGGCCCAGTGTGAAGAACCAGATCGTGCCCGTTACCTGCTTTCCGTAATAGAAGCGATGGGCTCCCATGAAGCCAAAAACCCAGCAGAGATATCCAACGATCAAGCTGTGATTTGACGATTGTGTCGCGTTCATTTCATTTTACCCTGACAGACTGGGGAGACGTTTGTAATGCGAAAGCGGTTTCGCCTGGTGTCGTTCGCTTTTCGATATCAGATATTCGTTTGTTGAATGATCGTCTGCTGGATCTGTCCCGCAATCGACGTGCCATTTCCCGATCCCATCCGGCAGACGAACATTCAAAGGGCATGTTCCTTTATTTCTGCCGACCATCGGTTTCTCAGCCACCATGGTGACGGGTCAGCGTTCGGTGGATGTCCGGTTGCAGGCGGCCGAAGTGAAGAAATGCGGGGAATTGTGCCCGGCAGACCGGGAATTGACCCAGCGGCACGCGATTCGCGTCACTCTGCTTTTGATGACTCGACGACTTTCAGTTCCCGCGCCAGTCACCGTGTCGAGATCCATTCATTTCGGTCTGGCGCATGATCTATCAGCAGAGGCCAGCAAAATGACACCCATCGAAGACCGAAACCATTTTCGAAATCTTTTGGACTCTTTCGACACCGCACTTCTGGTAACGCACGGACGAGGGCGGAGTCTTCACTGCCGTCCAATGACAGTGGCAGATGTGGAACACGACGCATGCGTGTGGTTCGTGACCTCACTTGATGCAGGTAAGGTTCGTGAAGTGACTACCACGTCAAGCGTCTGCGTCGCCTGCCAGAGCGGAAGGAAATTTCTTTCGCTCAGCGGCGAAGCGACTGTCGTGCATGACCGAGCCCGGATTCGAGATCTCTGGAAAGAATCCTGGCGCGTCTGGTTTCCATCCGGACCCACAGACAACTCCATCGCCCTCATTCGAGTGGAGCCGACAGAAGGTGAGTACTGGGATGGTTCAGGCTTGAATGGTCTGGCCTATCTGTTCAAAGCCGGAAAGGCCTACTTTGCCGGAGAAAAAATTGAGCCCGTCGAAACGATGAATCGCTTTGTCTCTTTTCGTGAACCAGCGAATTCCTCCCGGGCATCCGCTCAATAACGCATGCAATTGTCACCTGTTGGTCCGTCATCCCGATGGATTTCCGACACCCCATTACTCCCGCATCAGCGAAGTGACATCGGCGATGTGGTGAAACATATTCAAAGGAATACCCTATGATTTTTCATTGTTCAGATTT from Planctomycetaceae bacterium includes:
- a CDS encoding TM2 domain-containing protein; this encodes MNATQSSNHSLIVGYLCWVFGFMGAHRFYYGKQVTGTIWFFTLGLLGIGWLVDLFLMPSLHRSAERRYHSGVMDYNVAWLLLTFLGIFGVHRLYLGKWVTGILWFLTGGLFLLGWLYDLWTLNEQVSEENSRMPRPGSSFSWT
- a CDS encoding pyridoxamine 5'-phosphate oxidase family protein, which encodes MVTGQRSVDVRLQAAEVKKCGELCPADRELTQRHAIRVTLLLMTRRLSVPAPVTVSRSIHFGLAHDLSAEASKMTPIEDRNHFRNLLDSFDTALLVTHGRGRSLHCRPMTVADVEHDACVWFVTSLDAGKVREVTTTSSVCVACQSGRKFLSLSGEATVVHDRARIRDLWKESWRVWFPSGPTDNSIALIRVEPTEGEYWDGSGLNGLAYLFKAGKAYFAGEKIEPVETMNRFVSFREPANSSRASAQ